A part of Candidatus Macondimonas diazotrophica genomic DNA contains:
- the trhA gene encoding PAQR family membrane homeostasis protein TrhA: protein MQLERSPSEEIASAITHGLGVLLAIAGGTSLIVLSANHAGALEVISAAVFTATLVVMYAASTLYHAVSRPRAKQRLKVFDHCAIFLLIAGTYTPFTIAVLKGALGWSLFGAVWGLAAVGIVLKWFFTGRMRLLSTLFYVLMGWMAIVAVVPISRVLDAAAFYWLIGGGVVYTVGTLFYHNQRIPYSHAIWHLFVLSGSACHFMAILNQFTLPARLVGDGGGFASPG, encoded by the coding sequence GTGCAACTCGAACGGAGTCCTTCGGAAGAAATCGCCAGCGCCATCACCCATGGGCTGGGGGTGCTCCTCGCCATCGCGGGCGGCACCAGCCTGATCGTGCTGTCCGCAAACCACGCCGGCGCCCTCGAGGTGATCAGCGCGGCAGTCTTCACCGCCACGCTGGTGGTGATGTACGCGGCCTCCACGCTCTACCACGCCGTCTCCCGACCCCGCGCCAAGCAGCGGCTCAAGGTGTTTGATCACTGCGCGATCTTCCTGCTGATCGCGGGCACCTATACGCCGTTCACCATCGCCGTGCTCAAGGGCGCGCTGGGCTGGTCGCTGTTCGGCGCAGTCTGGGGACTGGCCGCGGTGGGCATCGTGCTGAAGTGGTTCTTCACCGGCCGCATGCGCCTGCTCTCGACGCTTTTCTATGTGCTCATGGGCTGGATGGCGATCGTCGCGGTGGTTCCGATCAGCCGCGTACTGGATGCCGCCGCGTTCTACTGGCTGATCGGCGGGGGCGTGGTCTATACGGTGGGAACGCTGTTCTATCACAACCAGCGCATTCCCTATTCGCACGCCATCTGGCACCTGTTCGTCCTGAGCGGCAGCGCGTGCCATTTCATGGCCATTCTGAATCAGTTCACCCTTCCGGCGCGCCTCGTGGGCGACGGCGGCGGATTCGCTTCCCCCGGCTGA
- a CDS encoding glycerophosphodiester phosphodiesterase family protein codes for MMKRMVRYTLAVAGLVAAAVSAPVAAAVDDRNADRPIARVFGGERAAVQVGPRPFYLVAGMDDGALKSELASCQNQRFRKTDFSIGHRGAALQFPEHTRESYEAAARMGAGIVECDVTFTRDGELVCRHAECDLHTTTNIVNTPLNAQCSVPYSGPGSAPMCCASDLTLDQFRSLTGKMDASNPAASDAAGYLGGTADWRTDLYTGRGTLMTLSESIALNRELGVKHTPELKSGDAQRITTVFGGQAQYAQRLIDALRAGGVEPRDAWPQSFNLEDILYWIKHEPAYGRQAVYLVDYDAAAHDTVPSLPFAELIRLRKLGVRIVAPPIPALLSVENGQVVPSTLARNLKRLGFDIITWSFERADLRQGAAKAGFYYAFDPAGEAIRKDSDMYVALDVLARQVRVKGIFSDWPGTVTYYANCMGL; via the coding sequence ATGATGAAACGGATGGTGAGATACACGCTCGCAGTCGCCGGCCTCGTGGCTGCTGCGGTGAGCGCGCCCGTTGCGGCCGCAGTCGACGACCGGAATGCCGACCGCCCCATCGCGCGGGTCTTCGGCGGCGAGCGGGCGGCCGTTCAGGTTGGACCGCGTCCGTTCTATCTGGTGGCCGGCATGGATGACGGCGCGCTCAAGTCCGAGCTGGCCAGTTGCCAGAACCAGCGTTTCCGCAAAACCGACTTTTCGATCGGTCATCGTGGCGCCGCGCTGCAGTTTCCGGAACACACTCGCGAGTCCTACGAGGCGGCCGCGCGCATGGGCGCCGGCATCGTCGAGTGCGACGTGACCTTCACGCGTGACGGCGAGCTGGTCTGCCGGCATGCCGAATGCGATCTGCACACCACCACCAACATCGTCAACACGCCGCTGAATGCGCAGTGCTCGGTGCCCTACTCAGGACCCGGATCGGCGCCCATGTGCTGTGCCAGCGATCTGACGCTGGACCAGTTCAGGTCACTGACCGGCAAGATGGACGCGAGCAATCCGGCCGCCTCCGACGCGGCGGGTTATCTGGGCGGCACCGCCGACTGGCGCACGGATCTCTACACCGGCCGCGGCACCCTGATGACGCTGAGCGAGAGCATCGCGCTCAACCGCGAACTCGGCGTCAAACACACCCCGGAACTCAAGAGCGGCGATGCGCAGCGCATCACCACCGTGTTCGGCGGCCAGGCCCAGTACGCCCAGCGGCTGATCGATGCCTTGCGTGCGGGCGGGGTGGAACCCCGGGATGCCTGGCCGCAGTCGTTCAACCTCGAAGACATCCTCTACTGGATCAAGCATGAGCCGGCCTATGGTCGTCAGGCCGTGTATCTGGTCGACTACGACGCCGCGGCCCACGACACCGTCCCGTCCCTGCCCTTCGCCGAGCTGATCCGCCTCCGCAAACTCGGCGTGCGCATCGTGGCGCCCCCCATTCCCGCGCTGCTCAGCGTGGAAAACGGCCAAGTGGTGCCGTCAACGCTGGCCAGGAACCTCAAGCGGCTGGGCTTCGACATCATTACCTGGAGCTTCGAGCGCGCCGACCTGCGTCAGGGCGCTGCCAAGGCCGGCTTCTATTACGCCTTCGATCCGGCCGGTGAGGCCATCCGCAAGGACAGCGACATGTATGTCGCGCTGGACGTGCTGGCACGGCAGGTGCGCGTGAAGGGCATCTTCTCGGATTGGCCCGGCACGGTCACCTATTACGCCAACTGCATGGGGCTGTAA
- a CDS encoding group II truncated hemoglobin, with protein sequence MAEAETTVSMFERIGGAPTIERLVDAFYTRMDTLPEARTIRAMHAPDLEPVREVLRRYLGEWMGGPKLYSAERGHPRLRQRHMGFAIGNEERDAWLLCMRGALDETVSDSAAREEIYGLLARLADWMRNQDGNPHDTGMQRP encoded by the coding sequence ATGGCGGAGGCGGAAACGACGGTATCCATGTTCGAGCGCATCGGCGGCGCGCCGACCATCGAGCGGTTGGTGGATGCGTTTTACACGCGCATGGACACCTTGCCCGAGGCGCGAACCATCCGCGCCATGCACGCGCCCGACCTCGAGCCGGTGCGGGAGGTGCTGCGGCGCTATCTGGGCGAATGGATGGGCGGGCCCAAGCTGTATTCGGCCGAGCGCGGCCATCCGCGCCTGCGCCAGCGCCACATGGGCTTCGCCATTGGCAACGAGGAGCGCGATGCCTGGCTGCTGTGCATGCGCGGAGCGCTCGATGAAACCGTCAGCGACAGCGCGGCGCGCGAGGAGATCTACGGCCTGCTGGCTCGGCTCGCCGACTGGATGCGCAATCAGGACGGCAACCCCCACGATACGGGCATGCAGCGACCCTGA
- a CDS encoding DUF6156 family protein: protein MNQESLTGLAGPNGAGEPACRYFVSYTGVRLPLRLVNPIEAAALSNRNTFIRAYFDDRDTLLGFDKLVYGEVELAHRYAYHPSGALRRADIVMLDEDAVTLHFDESGAPTGD, encoded by the coding sequence ATGAATCAGGAATCCTTGACGGGCCTCGCGGGCCCGAACGGCGCGGGCGAGCCCGCCTGCCGCTATTTCGTCTCCTACACCGGCGTCCGGCTCCCCCTGCGGCTGGTGAACCCCATCGAGGCCGCGGCGCTGTCCAACCGCAACACCTTCATCCGCGCCTATTTCGATGACCGGGACACCTTGCTCGGCTTCGACAAGCTGGTCTACGGCGAGGTCGAACTGGCCCACCGCTATGCCTATCACCCGAGCGGCGCGCTGCGGCGTGCAGACATCGTGATGCTGGACGAGGACGCCGTGACCCTGCACTTCGACGAGTCGGGCGCACCCACGGGTGATTGA